The Paenibacillus sp. YPG26 genome includes a window with the following:
- a CDS encoding cytochrome ubiquinol oxidase subunit I translates to MDTLLLARIQFAATTIFHFFFVPVSIGLVLLIAIMETMYVVKGKEEYKRMAKFWGKLFLINFAVGVVTGILQEFQFGMNWSDYSRFVGDVFGAPLAVEALFAFFLESTFIGLWIFGWDRLSKKVHLLSIWLVALGTTISAFWILAANSFMQRPVGFAVNNGRAEMNDFFALIGNGQLWVEFPHTVLGAFATGAFLITGVSAYKLLKKQDVDFFKKSFKIAVIVALASSFLTAIFGHQQAQYLVKTQPMKMAASEGLWGKSGDPAGWTVVAAIDPTTKENTYEIKIPYLLSFLSYSKFSGEVKGMNELQAQYEKIYGPGNYIPPVRTTFWSFRIMIAAGCLMIVLSAYGAYLAARKRLERSGKWYWRIMLYSISLPFIANTSGWVMTEFGRQPWTVFGLMQTKDSVSPSVTSGQILFSLIAFCLIYAALAAVLVYLFVRTISKGPYAEETADAHTHDPFGKEDYHAVS, encoded by the coding sequence ATGGACACGTTACTGCTTGCACGCATTCAGTTTGCGGCAACTACCATTTTCCACTTCTTCTTCGTTCCGGTGTCGATCGGATTGGTTCTGCTGATCGCGATCATGGAGACGATGTACGTGGTCAAAGGGAAAGAAGAATACAAAAGAATGGCGAAGTTCTGGGGGAAGCTGTTCCTGATCAATTTTGCTGTCGGGGTAGTTACCGGCATTCTGCAGGAGTTCCAGTTCGGGATGAACTGGTCGGACTACTCCCGGTTCGTCGGGGATGTGTTCGGCGCGCCGCTTGCGGTGGAGGCGCTGTTCGCGTTCTTCCTGGAATCCACCTTCATTGGTCTGTGGATCTTCGGCTGGGACCGCTTATCCAAAAAGGTGCACCTGCTCAGCATCTGGCTGGTAGCCCTGGGCACCACCATCTCCGCATTCTGGATCCTGGCCGCCAACTCCTTCATGCAGAGACCGGTAGGTTTCGCGGTGAACAATGGCCGGGCGGAGATGAACGATTTCTTCGCGCTGATCGGCAATGGCCAGCTGTGGGTGGAATTCCCGCATACCGTGCTGGGCGCATTTGCAACCGGAGCTTTTCTGATTACCGGGGTGAGTGCATACAAGCTGCTGAAGAAGCAGGATGTGGACTTTTTCAAGAAATCATTCAAAATCGCGGTGATCGTAGCCCTGGCCTCTTCCTTCCTCACTGCGATCTTTGGCCACCAGCAGGCACAGTATCTCGTGAAGACCCAGCCTATGAAGATGGCTGCCAGCGAGGGACTCTGGGGCAAGAGCGGAGACCCGGCAGGGTGGACCGTCGTGGCTGCAATTGATCCGACTACCAAAGAGAATACATATGAGATCAAGATTCCATACCTGCTGAGCTTCCTCTCGTACAGCAAGTTCTCGGGAGAAGTGAAGGGGATGAACGAGCTGCAAGCCCAGTATGAGAAGATCTATGGTCCTGGCAACTATATTCCGCCGGTTCGGACAACCTTCTGGAGCTTCCGCATCATGATTGCCGCCGGCTGTCTGATGATTGTGCTCAGTGCTTACGGAGCTTATCTGGCCGCAAGGAAGCGTCTGGAGCGTTCCGGTAAATGGTACTGGCGTATCATGCTCTACAGCATTTCACTGCCTTTCATCGCGAACACATCCGGCTGGGTTATGACGGAATTCGGCCGTCAGCCCTGGACCGTGTTCGGTCTCATGCAGACGAAGGATAGTGTATCGCCCAGTGTTACCTCAGGGCAGATTCTGTTCTCCCTGATTGCGTTCTGCCTTATCTACGCGGCGCTTGCCGCCGTGCTGGTGTATTTGTTCGTCCGTACTATCAGCAAGGGACCGTATGCGGAAGAAACTGCGGATGCCCACACTCATGATCCGTTCGGCAAGGAGGATTATCATGCTGTCTCTTAA
- a CDS encoding glycosyltransferase family 39 protein has protein sequence MQSFWSKSIRGNKPAVIILLLIIFILAAYLRVDFLRSVQHSVSTDSKQYDIMVKQILEKGVYGYRSTESNAQVSPGLPMFMAAVYKLVDYKTHDPAPYIRYIQVVLSLITLFLIYRLARRMGGTAAGLLAAFIGAIYPPFIWSNGAVLTEVMCTFFLVSYLYLQIIAFEKKTWKWALASGTLIGLTVLTRPEFLPLIFVCHAIYFLWTRKWKDTLKLLVITAIGAGIILSPWMIRNIITMKQVIIVATQVNPFAAGTYPYNNYLDGMVDRHGKTQIEVAKERLKIGFTEKPGLFLKWYTIGKLEYIYGKMYFGAGHKPYYSVFPYAIRNLFHQCLVLFFLIALIGTARRFRRPEFLLASSVVVMSLIRLVFVPEFRYNYTAMPVIIILDCVIGVAMIRWVYSRYKGRKNPAPALSE, from the coding sequence ATGCAATCTTTTTGGTCTAAGTCTATTCGGGGCAACAAACCTGCTGTAATTATTCTGCTGCTTATTATATTTATTCTAGCAGCTTATTTGAGAGTTGATTTCCTCAGATCTGTCCAGCACTCCGTCTCCACAGATTCCAAGCAGTACGACATTATGGTCAAGCAGATTCTGGAGAAAGGGGTATATGGCTACAGAAGCACGGAATCCAATGCCCAAGTGTCGCCAGGTCTGCCTATGTTCATGGCGGCAGTCTATAAGCTGGTAGATTACAAGACCCATGACCCGGCTCCTTATATTCGTTATATTCAGGTTGTGCTCAGCCTCATTACCCTCTTTCTCATTTACCGGCTGGCTAGGCGCATGGGAGGTACTGCAGCCGGACTACTGGCTGCCTTTATTGGCGCCATTTATCCTCCATTTATCTGGAGCAACGGCGCAGTACTCACTGAGGTTATGTGTACGTTCTTCCTGGTCTCTTACTTGTATCTTCAGATTATTGCGTTCGAGAAGAAGACCTGGAAATGGGCCTTGGCCAGCGGCACTCTGATCGGGCTGACCGTACTGACCCGGCCGGAATTCCTGCCGCTGATCTTTGTATGTCACGCCATCTACTTCCTCTGGACGAGAAAGTGGAAGGACACACTCAAGCTCCTGGTAATTACCGCGATTGGGGCCGGGATTATCCTGTCCCCATGGATGATCCGCAACATCATTACCATGAAGCAGGTCATTATCGTCGCGACTCAAGTGAACCCATTTGCCGCCGGAACCTACCCTTACAACAACTATTTGGACGGTATGGTAGACCGTCATGGCAAGACTCAAATAGAGGTTGCCAAAGAACGCCTTAAGATTGGCTTCACCGAGAAGCCAGGATTGTTCCTGAAATGGTACACCATCGGGAAGCTGGAATACATTTATGGGAAAATGTATTTCGGAGCCGGACACAAGCCTTATTACTCGGTCTTCCCCTATGCTATCCGGAATTTATTTCACCAGTGTCTAGTCTTGTTCTTCCTGATCGCCTTGATCGGCACTGCCCGCCGGTTCCGCAGACCTGAATTCCTGCTGGCCTCGTCCGTGGTTGTCATGTCCTTGATCCGGCTGGTCTTCGTTCCGGAATTCAGATACAACTACACCGCCATGCCGGTCATTATTATTCTGGACTGCGTCATTGGCGTTGCCATGATCCGCTGGGTATACAGCCGCTATAAAGGACGGAAGAATCCTGCTCCAGCTCTGTCGGAGTAG
- a CDS encoding stalk domain-containing protein: MDFKKATLVTALIISQAATAVPASAEAVSSPQVQSQTATGVPSLSSASPVTFETNGTTNTVSPDSSLDGAKQVAAVNSDTQTAENAAPSSSQSTQQDQAPNSPANSTTPADSQSSQGSVPADGTGNTGPGDNASGNGSQPQDGGTLTIPDPASTPATLAPVAPGRGQLILYMNSSRMEQDGRVYTATHAMTVKKGVSYVGIRSLVDRVGYQIAYDAKTKETIITYAGNELRFKTGSSSYRVNGVSKTMRGASYQDKNVFMVPLTAITQALNIPYSVSGKKVIVQLSTKPVATFTVQSGEIFAGQTILNFVTKSYSPKGLQIVNERWTGRPDQDMFQSAGTYPVTYSVQDSSGEWSAPFTVNIKVVNPNVPPVAQFVTNKAEYKMGELVTVTDQSTDEEGAITDRKWANKQLAYFTPGPQMISLTVKDKHGAESTIEKTINITNESLYTEDQFYKLFTPIGQNLQINGAGVLNYNKIPFTYTTEPYTLFRDSGPESVTSEGILYQDTITGLTRFMIHHRNRLGGKAKVYLIAKNMDSQNAKIDYLSYGTAGPNQHPELTGRLSVQRYFENYQSGVKEKTVTLAPGETRVIFEDLNALALNQEDVISLFGDLYSDSQVQYTVLIVKADNDPIKALSTLPALDPRESIIRGTFSDSTRVFDYSELIGNTNMRLHLTDNTADPFQTGTDGIMGTPATNSGNYGVLYKIKLHRVAPNTLITFNPRGGLYMGAALVNGNVVSFSHSGSVNVPNQTSVLYRTKDYEENVEIWISPSAGSNMPFALLFMPMPQVKQQ; the protein is encoded by the coding sequence ATGGATTTTAAAAAAGCCACCCTGGTTACCGCCCTTATCATCTCCCAGGCCGCTACGGCTGTGCCTGCAAGTGCTGAAGCTGTCTCCTCCCCGCAGGTGCAGTCTCAGACAGCAACCGGGGTACCATCGCTGAGCTCTGCATCACCTGTTACATTCGAGACTAACGGAACAACAAATACGGTCAGCCCCGATTCTTCGCTGGACGGAGCCAAGCAGGTTGCCGCGGTTAATTCGGACACTCAGACGGCTGAGAACGCGGCTCCATCATCATCTCAATCTACGCAGCAAGATCAGGCACCCAATTCTCCGGCCAATTCCACTACACCAGCCGACAGCCAAAGCAGTCAAGGCAGTGTTCCGGCGGATGGAACTGGCAATACAGGTCCCGGGGACAACGCTTCCGGGAACGGCTCACAGCCTCAAGACGGCGGAACATTGACGATACCTGACCCTGCTTCCACCCCGGCCACCCTTGCCCCTGTCGCACCTGGCAGAGGGCAGCTGATTCTATATATGAACAGCAGCCGAATGGAGCAGGATGGCCGCGTCTATACGGCAACACACGCGATGACCGTGAAGAAAGGCGTCTCTTATGTCGGCATCCGCTCGCTGGTCGATCGGGTAGGATATCAAATTGCTTATGACGCGAAGACCAAAGAGACCATCATTACGTACGCGGGAAATGAACTCAGATTCAAGACGGGCAGCAGCAGCTACCGGGTGAATGGAGTCTCCAAGACGATGAGAGGCGCCTCTTATCAGGACAAAAATGTATTTATGGTCCCTCTGACCGCCATTACCCAGGCACTGAATATTCCTTACAGCGTAAGCGGCAAGAAGGTTATTGTTCAGCTGTCCACCAAGCCGGTCGCTACCTTCACGGTACAATCCGGCGAGATTTTTGCCGGCCAGACGATCCTGAACTTTGTGACCAAGAGCTACTCTCCCAAAGGACTGCAGATTGTAAATGAACGATGGACAGGCCGTCCCGATCAGGATATGTTCCAGTCCGCCGGCACGTATCCGGTAACTTACTCTGTTCAGGATTCCAGCGGGGAGTGGAGCGCTCCATTTACGGTGAACATCAAGGTCGTGAATCCCAACGTGCCCCCGGTTGCCCAGTTTGTGACCAATAAGGCAGAGTATAAGATGGGTGAGCTTGTGACTGTCACCGATCAAAGTACAGATGAAGAAGGGGCGATCACAGACCGGAAGTGGGCAAATAAGCAGCTCGCTTACTTCACTCCGGGGCCTCAGATGATCTCTTTAACTGTCAAAGACAAGCACGGAGCCGAGAGTACGATAGAGAAGACTATTAACATTACCAATGAGAGCTTATATACGGAGGACCAATTCTACAAGCTGTTCACACCGATTGGACAGAACCTCCAGATCAACGGGGCAGGCGTACTGAACTACAACAAGATTCCGTTCACTTATACGACCGAGCCGTACACGCTGTTCCGCGACAGCGGACCGGAATCGGTCACAAGTGAGGGCATCCTGTATCAGGATACGATTACAGGCTTAACCCGCTTCATGATCCATCACCGCAACCGGCTTGGCGGCAAAGCCAAGGTGTATCTGATCGCGAAGAATATGGATTCCCAGAATGCCAAGATTGATTATCTCAGCTATGGTACCGCCGGACCTAACCAGCATCCAGAACTGACAGGCCGCTTGTCGGTACAGCGTTACTTCGAGAACTATCAATCCGGCGTCAAGGAGAAGACGGTAACGCTGGCTCCAGGTGAAACCCGGGTCATCTTCGAGGACCTGAATGCATTAGCCCTCAATCAGGAAGATGTCATCTCTCTCTTCGGAGACTTGTACAGTGATTCCCAGGTTCAATATACCGTCCTCATCGTGAAGGCCGATAATGATCCGATCAAGGCGCTCAGCACACTGCCTGCCCTGGACCCGAGAGAATCGATCATTCGGGGAACTTTCTCGGATTCCACGCGAGTCTTCGATTACAGCGAGCTGATAGGGAATACCAATATGCGTCTTCATCTGACAGACAATACGGCAGACCCGTTCCAGACGGGAACCGATGGAATTATGGGCACCCCGGCTACCAACTCAGGCAACTACGGTGTACTGTACAAGATTAAGCTCCACCGTGTAGCTCCGAATACATTGATTACGTTCAATCCACGCGGAGGCCTTTATATGGGCGCTGCATTGGTGAACGGCAATGTGGTCAGCTTCTCCCACTCGGGCTCGGTTAACGTCCCGAATCAGACCAGTGTCCTCTATAGAACGAAGGACTACGAGGAGAACGTTGAGATCTGGATCTCTCCTTCAGCTGGAAGCAACATGCCATTCGCACTGCTCTTCATGCCCATGCCTCAGGTGAAGCAGCAGTAA
- a CDS encoding sensor histidine kinase codes for MFKKMNIQTKLMSLLLLATVVPAGISLTASYLYTKASVTEKSINENTKLLTLGGTNLSNYFSGINQLALSVYSGINLPNSLFTVIQNTRPADPMGRGHELTDNRDIIASQLYNLFQSNQDIYQLHLFIRANQQSNTLIKGIFHREKNPGYVPLRDNTGRNRPFLEPTHLDHRYGLKYVIPNLKSETTEVFSVHYPIYRTPSNEVMANLSIDFKLSELREITKSMFTLGTEKLYLVNEDHKVLYTSEQGQHSSRLTAGWSSIPEDKNEGYFYSKDENFGGIVFFKRITGPLFTGTLIKLVPYDHLYSDARHITEINAVIGLFFLIIGVCAAVWISIRFTTPIKRLISYTQKVQIGQLDARIDMEAEDEFGILARKMTAMTKTINDLILTEYRLELANKTNQLKALQAQINPHFLYNALQSIASMSLRYNAPKVYDQIYSLGSMMRYTMATGKTEVTLQEELEHVENYLQLQKGRFGDENLTVILNISEETRRILVPKMILQPIVENIFKHGFKEGIKDGRIAISSTISESGDMRITVSDNGTGMPEDPALTQGIESAIIGRENDSSESIGLSNVLARLQLYFGEESSIGIVTNEVSGVTVTLAFPIGKLRGDLEEGGNDEGSNR; via the coding sequence TTGTTCAAAAAAATGAACATACAAACCAAGCTGATGTCTCTGCTTCTACTCGCTACGGTAGTGCCCGCGGGTATCTCGTTAACCGCTTCCTATCTGTATACGAAGGCGTCTGTAACAGAGAAGTCGATTAATGAGAATACGAAGCTGTTGACGCTTGGCGGCACGAATCTCTCCAATTATTTTAGCGGAATTAACCAATTGGCACTATCCGTCTATAGCGGGATTAATCTGCCGAATTCCTTGTTCACCGTTATTCAGAATACCCGGCCTGCCGACCCGATGGGCAGGGGGCATGAGCTGACAGACAACCGGGATATCATTGCAAGCCAGCTCTATAACCTGTTTCAGTCCAACCAGGATATCTATCAGCTGCATCTGTTCATTCGGGCCAACCAACAGTCCAATACGCTGATTAAGGGGATCTTCCACAGGGAGAAGAATCCGGGCTATGTCCCTTTGAGAGACAACACCGGCAGAAACCGCCCGTTCCTGGAACCTACCCACCTGGATCACAGATATGGACTGAAGTACGTCATTCCGAATCTGAAATCCGAGACTACAGAGGTATTTAGCGTTCATTATCCGATCTACCGGACTCCGAGCAATGAAGTAATGGCGAACCTGTCGATTGATTTCAAATTGTCCGAGCTGCGCGAGATTACCAAGTCGATGTTCACCCTTGGAACAGAGAAGCTCTACCTGGTCAACGAAGATCACAAGGTGCTGTACACCTCGGAGCAGGGCCAGCATAGCAGCAGGCTTACGGCCGGATGGAGCAGCATTCCCGAGGACAAGAACGAAGGTTATTTCTACTCGAAGGATGAGAATTTCGGGGGCATTGTATTTTTCAAACGAATTACGGGTCCGCTCTTCACAGGTACGCTCATCAAGCTGGTGCCTTACGATCATTTGTACAGTGATGCCAGGCATATTACCGAGATCAATGCGGTCATTGGGCTGTTCTTCCTGATTATTGGCGTATGTGCCGCGGTATGGATATCGATCCGGTTCACCACGCCCATCAAACGGTTAATTTCCTATACACAGAAGGTTCAGATCGGTCAGCTGGATGCAAGGATTGATATGGAGGCGGAGGATGAATTCGGCATATTAGCCCGCAAAATGACAGCAATGACCAAGACCATCAATGACTTGATTCTAACCGAGTATCGTCTGGAGCTGGCGAACAAGACCAATCAGCTTAAGGCGCTGCAGGCGCAGATCAATCCTCATTTCCTCTATAATGCCCTGCAATCCATAGCATCCATGTCTCTTAGGTACAATGCTCCCAAAGTCTACGATCAGATCTATTCTCTTGGAAGCATGATGCGTTATACGATGGCAACGGGGAAGACAGAGGTTACCCTGCAGGAGGAGCTTGAGCATGTGGAGAATTACTTGCAGCTCCAGAAAGGCCGCTTTGGAGATGAGAATCTGACGGTCATCCTGAATATTTCAGAAGAGACCCGGCGTATTCTGGTGCCCAAGATGATCCTGCAGCCTATTGTAGAGAATATTTTCAAGCATGGCTTCAAAGAGGGAATCAAAGACGGACGAATCGCGATCAGCAGCACAATTAGTGAATCGGGAGATATGAGGATTACCGTATCGGATAATGGGACAGGTATGCCGGAAGATCCAGCGCTGACGCAAGGAATTGAAAGCGCTATTATAGGTCGTGAGAACGATTCATCTGAGAGTATTGGGCTTAGCAATGTGCTTGCCCGTCTCCAATTATATTTCGGGGAAGAGTCCAGCATTGGTATCGTTACCAACGAGGTATCCGGGGTGACGGTCACTCTTGCATTTCCCATAGGGAAGCTTCGCGGGGATCTGGAGGAAGGAGGGAATGATGAAGGCTCTAATCGTTGA
- a CDS encoding response regulator: protein MMKALIVDDEMHVREAVRYFVPWENYGIENVFEAGNGKEAIEIIESERPALIFTDMVMPLMDGSQLLKWIHENSPRSKTIVISGYQDFNYVKPAIMYGGTDYLLKPLNAKQLVAAAERALSLWKQEEEEWVQSLDQKIQLNVLRPVYRDKLLSDLVSGTIPYAKLNPQQVEDELGLSSCTKKVVIAVLSLHPVNRRFLDRLHADLELASYVTVNVCNEVLAEGSCLQAFRYQNTGADVVMLFGDPDYPVVERLQKINEAMQRTYQVQFDIGIGSASAFPEGIQASFEESREALRRRNLLQRDNRIHLYRNDRGEEEAPNPFAAYIEKFRFAIMSGSSQRIEEVADEWYSHICGMQVITAGQLESWHEEYAAELLRLQKDLFSKRQPSGVPLMRMELPYDEDGRFSLISWKNQVVRTLQVISSEFTGMRNLDSQLVEDIKQYIHDNYHQEITLQHIANRFFISRENVSRKFKQVTRKNLSDYLSNLRIDKAKQLLKSSDLRLSQISTMVGFQDEKYFSRVFKKVTGKTPREYRKAEG from the coding sequence ATGATGAAGGCTCTAATCGTTGACGACGAGATGCATGTGCGGGAAGCCGTCCGCTATTTCGTTCCCTGGGAGAACTACGGCATTGAGAATGTCTTTGAAGCAGGGAATGGGAAGGAAGCCATTGAGATTATCGAATCCGAACGGCCGGCGCTTATCTTCACAGATATGGTTATGCCACTAATGGATGGTTCGCAGCTGCTGAAATGGATTCATGAGAATTCACCCAGATCCAAGACCATTGTGATCAGCGGGTATCAGGATTTCAATTATGTGAAGCCCGCTATAATGTATGGGGGAACCGATTATTTGCTCAAGCCGCTGAACGCCAAGCAGTTGGTCGCCGCCGCAGAGCGTGCACTGAGCTTGTGGAAGCAGGAGGAGGAGGAGTGGGTCCAGTCACTTGACCAGAAGATTCAGCTGAATGTGCTGCGGCCTGTCTATCGGGACAAGCTTCTGTCCGACTTGGTCTCAGGTACAATTCCTTATGCCAAATTGAACCCGCAGCAGGTTGAAGATGAGCTTGGACTTAGCAGCTGTACGAAGAAGGTGGTGATAGCCGTGCTGTCGCTGCATCCCGTGAACCGCCGGTTCCTGGACCGGCTCCACGCTGATCTGGAGCTGGCCTCTTATGTGACCGTGAACGTATGCAATGAGGTGCTTGCGGAGGGCAGCTGCTTGCAGGCGTTCCGGTACCAGAACACCGGGGCCGATGTCGTGATGTTATTTGGCGACCCCGACTATCCGGTCGTGGAACGTCTTCAGAAGATCAATGAGGCCATGCAGCGTACTTACCAGGTTCAGTTCGATATAGGTATCGGGAGTGCCAGTGCCTTCCCGGAAGGGATTCAAGCCTCATTTGAAGAGTCCAGAGAAGCGCTAAGAAGGCGGAATCTTCTCCAGAGAGACAATCGGATTCATCTATACCGTAACGACAGGGGGGAGGAGGAAGCCCCAAATCCTTTTGCCGCTTATATAGAGAAGTTCAGATTTGCTATTATGTCGGGGAGCAGCCAGAGGATTGAAGAGGTAGCTGATGAGTGGTATTCGCATATATGCGGAATGCAGGTGATTACTGCCGGACAGCTGGAGAGCTGGCACGAGGAGTACGCAGCTGAGCTGCTCCGCTTGCAGAAGGACCTGTTCAGTAAACGGCAGCCGTCCGGGGTGCCCCTGATGCGAATGGAGCTGCCTTATGATGAGGACGGGCGGTTCTCGCTGATATCCTGGAAGAATCAGGTTGTGAGAACCCTTCAGGTGATCTCAAGTGAGTTCACAGGCATGAGGAATCTGGATAGTCAACTGGTAGAAGACATCAAGCAGTATATTCATGATAACTACCATCAGGAGATTACCCTGCAGCATATCGCGAACCGGTTCTTCATTAGCCGGGAGAATGTCTCCCGCAAGTTCAAGCAGGTGACCCGCAAGAATCTGTCGGATTACCTGTCGAACCTGCGGATCGACAAGGCGAAGCAGCTGCTGAAGAGCTCGGACCTGAGATTATCCCAAATCTCGACCATGGTTGGCTTCCAGGATGAGAAATATTTCAGCAGGGTATTCAAGAAAGTTACGGGAAAGACCCCCCGGGAATACCGGAAGGCAGAAGGGTAG
- the cydB gene encoding cytochrome d ubiquinol oxidase subunit II, with protein sequence MLSLNELWFVLVAVLFIGFFFLEGFDFGVGMATQVLARNDTERRVLINSIGPFWDANEVWLLTAGGAIFAAFPNWYATMFSGYYTPLVVLLLALIGRGVAFEFRGKVDFAGWKKTWDAAIFAGSFLPPFLLGVVFSGLLKGLPIDQNMEMKAGLLDMVNLYTLAGGVLVVVLCYVHGLLFTVLRTTGELRDRARRQAKTALIPLAVLLVLFAILTYGMTDVFEVRGVLLTIVAVLGLAAFLLAGWFISGKRDGWAFGMTGTIIALSIASVFIGLFPRVMISSLSSAFSLTIDNAASGPYSLKVMTIAALFLLPFVLGYQIWSYFVFHKRVHETDHLEY encoded by the coding sequence ATGCTGTCTCTTAATGAATTATGGTTCGTGCTGGTTGCGGTACTGTTCATCGGCTTCTTCTTCCTGGAGGGCTTCGACTTCGGCGTGGGTATGGCCACACAGGTGCTGGCCAGGAATGACACAGAGCGCCGGGTTCTGATCAACTCCATCGGTCCTTTCTGGGATGCCAACGAGGTATGGCTGCTGACCGCCGGCGGAGCGATCTTCGCGGCCTTCCCGAACTGGTATGCGACCATGTTCAGCGGATACTACACCCCGCTGGTTGTGCTTCTTCTCGCGCTCATCGGACGCGGGGTCGCCTTCGAATTTCGGGGCAAGGTGGATTTCGCAGGGTGGAAGAAGACCTGGGACGCCGCGATCTTCGCCGGCAGCTTTCTGCCGCCGTTCCTGCTGGGTGTTGTCTTCTCGGGCCTTCTGAAGGGACTGCCGATTGATCAGAACATGGAGATGAAGGCCGGTCTGCTTGACATGGTCAATCTCTATACGCTGGCGGGCGGGGTGCTGGTAGTCGTGCTCTGTTATGTTCACGGGCTTCTGTTCACAGTGCTTAGAACGACCGGGGAGCTTCGGGACCGCGCGCGCCGGCAGGCGAAGACCGCGCTGATTCCGCTGGCCGTGCTGCTTGTCCTGTTCGCCATCCTGACGTATGGGATGACCGATGTGTTCGAAGTGCGGGGTGTGCTGCTCACGATTGTGGCTGTTCTTGGGCTTGCGGCCTTTCTGCTGGCTGGGTGGTTCATATCGGGCAAAAGAGACGGCTGGGCCTTCGGCATGACAGGAACGATCATCGCCCTGTCTATCGCATCCGTCTTCATCGGGCTGTTCCCGCGGGTGATGATCAGCTCGCTGAGCAGCGCCTTCAGCTTGACGATCGATAACGCGGCCTCCGGGCCTTATTCGCTTAAGGTTATGACCATCGCGGCCTTGTTCCTGCTGCCCTTCGTACTTGGATATCAAATCTGGAGTTACTTCGTGTTCCACAAACGGGTTCACGAGACAGACCACCTCGAATACTAA
- a CDS encoding nitrous oxide-stimulated promoter family protein: MEHRQGTGCRPGEPALESNIKPHRVRRPANNGPRINREKLTVSFMIGRYCSGHHDRASRVHSCDNGSRTLKLCRECYTLHRYAMKRLNLCQFGEEKSTCVECKVHCYKPGQRLQIKEVMRYSGPRMLLRHPVLTMRHLLDQRRDKHNHPAS, encoded by the coding sequence ATGGAACATAGACAAGGAACAGGCTGCCGGCCAGGCGAACCGGCACTGGAATCTAACATTAAGCCGCATAGAGTACGAAGACCGGCCAATAACGGCCCGCGAATCAACCGTGAGAAGCTGACTGTCAGCTTCATGATCGGAAGGTACTGCTCGGGCCATCATGACCGGGCAAGCCGCGTGCACAGCTGTGATAACGGCAGCCGGACCCTCAAATTATGCCGGGAGTGCTATACACTGCACCGGTATGCGATGAAGCGGCTTAACCTCTGTCAGTTCGGGGAAGAGAAGTCGACATGTGTGGAGTGTAAGGTACATTGTTACAAGCCGGGGCAGCGGCTGCAGATTAAAGAGGTGATGAGATATTCGGGTCCCCGAATGCTGCTGAGACACCCTGTGCTGACGATGCGGCATTTGCTGGATCAGCGGCGGGATAAGCACAATCATCCTGCCTCATAA